A portion of the Juglans microcarpa x Juglans regia isolate MS1-56 chromosome 1D, Jm3101_v1.0, whole genome shotgun sequence genome contains these proteins:
- the LOC121258797 gene encoding malonate--CoA ligase-like isoform X1, producing the protein MRASSDSGTFMEVVKEVSMQGCASRDRVAIRADKQSYSYIQLISSAFEISNILSSSDLISTSKESKWEKPSLSVDGVGGLGHLGGARIGIMAKPSAEFVAGMLGTWLSGGVAVPLALSYPEAELLHVMNDSDVSIVLSTEDHHEFLQEVASKCAARHSLIPPVLSISSQKHAHDHPQPGGIDERGILQRNIETSSEDPALIIYTSGTTGKPKGVVHTHRSITAQVQTLAEAWEYTSSDQFLHCLPLHHVHGLFNALLAPLYAGSTVEFMPKFSVRGIWQRWRESYPIEGTKADDAITVFTGVPTMYTRLIQGYEAMDPELQAASASAARQLRLMMCGSSALPEPVMQQWETITEHRLLERYGMTEFVMAISNPLEGIRKAGTVGKPFPGVQVKILAENENEDDADRVGELCVKSPSLFRGYWKLPEVTRESFTDGDFFRTGDAGKVDVDGYYIILGRTSADIMKVGGYKLSALEIESAILEHPAVAECCVLGLPDKDYGEAVCAIIVPNAEVKRIREEDLKPAITLEELCSWAKEKLAPYKLPTRLLLWDSLPRNAMGKEEVEIEAKVVAEKETLVAVVVEIRKRSNGELVALGKQWMATGMTAVNLTEVSKL; encoded by the exons ATGCGTGCTT CATCAGATTCTGGTACATTTATGGAGGTAGTCAAAGAAGTTTCTATGCAGGGGTGTGCCTCTCGTGACAGAGTTGCTATTAGAGCCGATAAGCAAAGTTACAGCTACATACAGCTCATTTCATCGGCATTCGAGATATCTAATATTTTAAGCAGTAGTGACTTAATAAGT aCTTCCAAAGAGAGCAAATGGGAAAAGCCTTCTCTCTCTGTTGATGGTGTGGGAGGACTTGGTCATCTTGGTGGAGCTCGAATAGGAATTATGGCCAAACCTTCAGCTGAGTTCGTTGCTGGAATGCTAGGGACCTGGTTGAGTGGAGGTGTTGCTGTTCCACTTGCACTCAGCTACCCAGAGGCTGAGCTCCTACATGTGATGAATGATTCG gatgtctCCATTGTACTAAGTACTGAGGATCATCATGAGTTTCTGCAAGAAGTTGCTTCTAAATGTGCTGCTCGACACTCTCTTATTCCACCTGTTCTGAGCATTTCTTCACAGAAACATGCCCATGATCATCCACAACCTGGTGGAATAGATGAACGTGGAATTTTGCAAAGGAATATAGAGACATCAA GTGAGGATCCAGCATTAATTATATACACAAGTGGTACAACTGGTAAACCTAAAGGAGTTGTTCACACGCACAGAAGCATCACTGCACAG GTACAAACACTCGCAGAAGCTTGGGAGTATACTTCATCTGACCAATTTTTGCATTGCCTACCGCTACATC ATGTTCATGGGCTTTTTAATGCTCTACTAGCACCTCTCTATGCCGGGTCAACG GTTGAGTTTATGCCAAAATTTAGTGTAAGGGGAATTTGGCAGAGATGGCGTGAGTCATATCCAATTGAGGGGACTAAGGCTGATGACGCTATAACTGTTTTTACAGGA GTTCCAACTATGTATACTCGATTGATACAAGGTTATGAAGCAATGGATCCAGAGTTACAAGCTGCTTCTGCCTCTGCAGCAAGACAGCTGAGACTAATG ATGTGTGGCTCCTCAGCACTCCCTGAACCTGTCATGCAACAATGGGAAACTATCACAGAGCATCGCCTTTTGGAACGATATGGCATGACTGAA TTCGTCATGGCAATATCAAATCCATTGGAAGGTATACGGAAGGCCGGGACTGTTGGGAAACCATTTCCTGGTGTGCAG GTGAAGATTCTAGCAGAAAATGAGAATGAAGATGACGCAGACAGGGTGGGTGAGCTTTGCGTTAAAAGCCCTTCATTGTTTAGGGGATATTGGAAACTTCCAGAG GTAACTAGGGAATCATTTACTGATGGTGACTTCTTCAGGACCGGGGATGCTGGTAAAGTGGATGTGGATGGATACTACATCATTTTGGGAC GTACAAGTGCTGATATAATGAAGGTTGGTGGATACAAATTATCTGCATTAGAGATTGAATCAGCTATCTTGGAG CATCCAGCTGTTGCAGAATGTTGTGTGTTGGGGTTACCGGACAAAGATTATGGAGAAGCTGTTTGTGCAATTATTGTGCCTAATGCAGAAGTTAAGAGAATAAGGGAGGAAGATTTGAAGCCTGCCATAACGTTGGAGGAACTCTGCTCTTGGGCTAAAGAAAAACTTGCACCATACAAG CTACCAACCCGATTGCTTCTTTGGGACTCGCTGCCTCGTAATGCTATGGGAAAG GAAGAAGTTGAGATAGAGGCGAAAGTTGTGGCAGAAAAAGAAACATTAGTGGCAGTGGTGGTGGAGATAAGAAAGAGAAGTAACGGAGAACTAGTTGCTTTGGGTAAACAATGGATGGCCACAGGTATGACTGCGGTCAATCTAACTGAAGTCAGCAAGCTCTGA
- the LOC121261267 gene encoding probable inactive nicotinamidase At3g16190 isoform X3 yields MESHSFTRYRHADFIHEDGLMLVNGGRAIVHNVIKAVQVARERGILVVWVVREHDPLGRDVEHFRRHLYAAGKVGPTAKGSVGAELVDGLVIKEGDYKLVKTRFSAFFATHLHSFLQGAGINKLVITGVQTPNCIRQTVFDAVALDYRSVSVIVDATAAATPEVHVANIFDMKNVGVATPTLQEWSKSNA; encoded by the exons ATGGAATCACACAGCTTTACTCGTTATCGACATGCAG ATTTTATACACGAGGATGGTCTGATGCTAGTGAACGGTGGCAGAGCCATAGTTCACAATGTAATCAAGGCCGTCCAAGTCGCCAGGGAGCGTGGAATTCTTGTAGTTTGG GTTGTTCGTGAGCATGATCCACTCGGGAGAGATGTGGAACACTTCCGCCGGCATTTATATGCTGCTGGGAAAGTGGGTCCAACCGCTAAGGGAAGTGTGGGTGCGGAATTGGTTGATGGCCTTGTGATTAAAGAAGGGGACTATAAATTGGTGAAGACGCGCTTTAGTGCTTTCTTTGCTACACACCTTCATTCTTTTCTTCAGGGTGCCGGAATTAATAAATTGGTTATCACTG GTGTTCAAACTCCAAATTGCATCAGGCAGACTGTCTTTGATGCAGTAGCATTGGATTATCGATCTGTTTCTGTTATTGTTGATGCTACTGCTGCTGCTACACCAGAGGTGCATGTTG CCAACATCTTTGACATGAAAAATGTCGGCGTCGCAACCCCAACTTTGCAGGAATGGAGCAAGTCTAATGCATGA
- the LOC121258877 gene encoding protein NRT1/ PTR FAMILY 1.2-like produces MEETVELPNSDHVEMVHQHIPPKRKKGGLVTMPFVIVNEAFERVASFGLVPNMIFYLMRDYNLGFAKGNNLIFYWSAATQFMPILGAFLSDSYLGRFLTIVSGSIASFLGIVLLWLTAMIPWLRPPPCDQSKHSCKSATTIQMAVLMSSFALISTGAGGIRPCSLAFGADQLDRGDNPKNNRVLKSFFGLYYASQSISVFVALTAVVYVQDHLGWKVGFGVPAILMFFSAFFFFLASPLYVKRKAKKSLFTGFAQVLIVSYKNRKLPFPDRSSGGLYHHGKNLLLVSPTEKLRLLNKACIIRDPEVDINQDGSASNPWSLCTTEQVEELKALIKVIPLWSTGIIVSISVSQSTFPILQANSMDRHITSSFQIPAASFGLFAVIVITIWVALYERVTLPLASKIIGKPVRPGPVKRMGIGTFLSCMAMVISAVVEHIRLRKAIREGHANDAHAVLDMSALWLVPQYCLIGLAEAFNALGQIEFYYSEFPKSMSSIATSLFGLGMAVASLLASLILSTVDDLSSRGGKESWVSNNINKGHYDYYYWLLAVVMFLNLPYFIVCSWAYGPLVENGSKRAGEGSSPKLPA; encoded by the exons ATGGAAGAAACAGTAGAGCTCCCTAATTCAGATCACGTAGAAATGGTCCACCAACACATTCCACCAAAGAGAAAAAAGGGAGGCCTTGTAACCATGCCATTCGTTATAG TAAATGAGGCATTTGAGAGAGTGGCAAGCTTTGGGCTGGTGCCAAACATGATATTTTACTTGATGAGAGACTACAACTTAGGATTTGCCAAAGGGAACAACTTGATCTTCTACTGGTCAGCTGCCACCCAGTTCATGCCTATCTTGGGGGCTTTTCTTTCTGATTCTTATCTGGGTCGCTTCCTTACCATCGTCTCGGGTTCCATAGCCAGTTTCCtg GGGATCGTGCTCCTGTGGTTAACGGCCATGATTCCATGGTTGAGGCCTCCCCCATGTGATCAATCAAAACACAGTTGCAAATCCGCAACAACGATTCAAATGGCCGTCCTAATGTCTTCTTTTGCTCTCATATCCACTGGAGCTGGTGGCATTAGGCCATGTTCCTTGGCGTTTGGAGCAGATCAGTTGGACAGAGGAGATAACCCAAAAAATAACAGGGTCTTGAAAAGTTTCTTTGGCTTGTACTATGCTTCCCAATCTATTTCTGTCTTCGTTGCCTTGACGGCCGTCGTCTATGTTCAAGATCATCTCGGATGGAAAGTGGGTTTTGGGGTTCCGGCAATTCTTATGTTCTTCTccgccttcttcttcttcctggCTTCCCCCTTGTATGTCAAACGGAAAGCTAAGAAGAGCTTGTTCACTGGCTTTGCGCAAGTGCTTAtagtttcttataaaaatagaaaacttCCCTTCCCTGATCGGAGCTCCGGTGGTCTTTACCATCACGGAAAGAACTTGCTTCTTGTCTCACCAACTGAGAAACTAAG gCTTTTGAATAAAGCTTGCATCATTAGGGATCCTGAAGTAGACATAAACCAGGATGGATCAGCTTCAAATCCTTGGAGTCTTTGCACTACAGAGCAAGTAGAAGAGCTAAAAGCACTTATTAAGGTTATCCCATTGTGGTCTACAGGGATCATTGTCTCTATAAGCGTAAGCCAAAGCACATTCCCAATACTCCAGGCAAACTCCATGGACAGACACATAACTTCAAGCTTCCAAATTCCAGCAGCATCGTTCGGGTTGTTTGCTGTCATTGTTATAACCATCTGGGTTGCTCTCTATGAACGAGTAACCCTTCCCCTGGCGTCAAAAATCATAGGTAAACCAGTGCGGCCTGGGCCGGTGAAAAGAATGGGAATTGGGACATTTCTCTCTTGCATGGCCATGGTAATTTCCGCCGTAGTTGAGCACATTCGACTTAGGAAAGCAATCCGTGAAGGGCATGCAAACGATGCACATGCAGTTTTGGACATGTCTGCTTTGTGGCTTGTGCCACAATATTGCTTGATTGGATTAGCGGAAGCGTTCAATGCGCTAGGCCAAATAGAGTTTTATTATTCAGAATTTCCTAAGAGCATGTCAAGCATTGCCACGTCTCTGTTTGGACTTGGGATGGCGGTGGCGAGCTTGTTGGCCAGTCTTATTCTGAGCACTGTTGATGACCTTAGTTCAAGAGGGGGGAAAGAGAGCTGGGTTTCCAATAACATCAACAAGGGTCACTATGATTATTACTATTGGCTTCTTGCTGTAGTGATGTTTCTCAATTTACCCTATTTTATTGTTTGTAGCTGGGCATACGGACCTCTGGTCGAGAATGGGAGTAAACGGGCGGGAGAAGGCTCATCCCCAAAACTGCCAGcctga
- the LOC121261267 gene encoding probable inactive nicotinamidase At3g16190 isoform X2, giving the protein MAGKWNHTALLVIDMQKDFIHEDGLMLVNGGRAIVHNVIKAVQVARERGILVVWVVREHDPLGRDVEHFRRHLYAAGKVGPTAKGSVGAELVDGLVIKEGDYKLVKTRFSAFFATHLHSFLQGAGINKLVITGVQTPNCIRQTVFDAVALDYRSVSVIVDATAAATPEVHVAGIAFKQPAILNINWKMPYQFLGV; this is encoded by the exons ATGGCTGGTAAATGGAATCACACAGCTTTACTCGTTATCGACATGCAG AAAGATTTTATACACGAGGATGGTCTGATGCTAGTGAACGGTGGCAGAGCCATAGTTCACAATGTAATCAAGGCCGTCCAAGTCGCCAGGGAGCGTGGAATTCTTGTAGTTTGG GTTGTTCGTGAGCATGATCCACTCGGGAGAGATGTGGAACACTTCCGCCGGCATTTATATGCTGCTGGGAAAGTGGGTCCAACCGCTAAGGGAAGTGTGGGTGCGGAATTGGTTGATGGCCTTGTGATTAAAGAAGGGGACTATAAATTGGTGAAGACGCGCTTTAGTGCTTTCTTTGCTACACACCTTCATTCTTTTCTTCAGGGTGCCGGAATTAATAAATTGGTTATCACTG GTGTTCAAACTCCAAATTGCATCAGGCAGACTGTCTTTGATGCAGTAGCATTGGATTATCGATCTGTTTCTGTTATTGTTGATGCTACTGCTGCTGCTACACCAGAGGTGCATGTTG CTGGCATTGCATTTAAGCAACCTGCTATTCTAAATATCAACTGGAAGATGCCATATCAATTCCTTGGAGTCTAG
- the LOC121258797 gene encoding malonate--CoA ligase-like isoform X2 codes for MEVVKEVSMQGCASRDRVAIRADKQSYSYIQLISSAFEISNILSSSDLISTSKESKWEKPSLSVDGVGGLGHLGGARIGIMAKPSAEFVAGMLGTWLSGGVAVPLALSYPEAELLHVMNDSDVSIVLSTEDHHEFLQEVASKCAARHSLIPPVLSISSQKHAHDHPQPGGIDERGILQRNIETSSEDPALIIYTSGTTGKPKGVVHTHRSITAQVQTLAEAWEYTSSDQFLHCLPLHHVHGLFNALLAPLYAGSTVEFMPKFSVRGIWQRWRESYPIEGTKADDAITVFTGVPTMYTRLIQGYEAMDPELQAASASAARQLRLMMCGSSALPEPVMQQWETITEHRLLERYGMTEFVMAISNPLEGIRKAGTVGKPFPGVQVKILAENENEDDADRVGELCVKSPSLFRGYWKLPEVTRESFTDGDFFRTGDAGKVDVDGYYIILGRTSADIMKVGGYKLSALEIESAILEHPAVAECCVLGLPDKDYGEAVCAIIVPNAEVKRIREEDLKPAITLEELCSWAKEKLAPYKLPTRLLLWDSLPRNAMGKEEVEIEAKVVAEKETLVAVVVEIRKRSNGELVALGKQWMATGMTAVNLTEVSKL; via the exons ATGGAGGTAGTCAAAGAAGTTTCTATGCAGGGGTGTGCCTCTCGTGACAGAGTTGCTATTAGAGCCGATAAGCAAAGTTACAGCTACATACAGCTCATTTCATCGGCATTCGAGATATCTAATATTTTAAGCAGTAGTGACTTAATAAGT aCTTCCAAAGAGAGCAAATGGGAAAAGCCTTCTCTCTCTGTTGATGGTGTGGGAGGACTTGGTCATCTTGGTGGAGCTCGAATAGGAATTATGGCCAAACCTTCAGCTGAGTTCGTTGCTGGAATGCTAGGGACCTGGTTGAGTGGAGGTGTTGCTGTTCCACTTGCACTCAGCTACCCAGAGGCTGAGCTCCTACATGTGATGAATGATTCG gatgtctCCATTGTACTAAGTACTGAGGATCATCATGAGTTTCTGCAAGAAGTTGCTTCTAAATGTGCTGCTCGACACTCTCTTATTCCACCTGTTCTGAGCATTTCTTCACAGAAACATGCCCATGATCATCCACAACCTGGTGGAATAGATGAACGTGGAATTTTGCAAAGGAATATAGAGACATCAA GTGAGGATCCAGCATTAATTATATACACAAGTGGTACAACTGGTAAACCTAAAGGAGTTGTTCACACGCACAGAAGCATCACTGCACAG GTACAAACACTCGCAGAAGCTTGGGAGTATACTTCATCTGACCAATTTTTGCATTGCCTACCGCTACATC ATGTTCATGGGCTTTTTAATGCTCTACTAGCACCTCTCTATGCCGGGTCAACG GTTGAGTTTATGCCAAAATTTAGTGTAAGGGGAATTTGGCAGAGATGGCGTGAGTCATATCCAATTGAGGGGACTAAGGCTGATGACGCTATAACTGTTTTTACAGGA GTTCCAACTATGTATACTCGATTGATACAAGGTTATGAAGCAATGGATCCAGAGTTACAAGCTGCTTCTGCCTCTGCAGCAAGACAGCTGAGACTAATG ATGTGTGGCTCCTCAGCACTCCCTGAACCTGTCATGCAACAATGGGAAACTATCACAGAGCATCGCCTTTTGGAACGATATGGCATGACTGAA TTCGTCATGGCAATATCAAATCCATTGGAAGGTATACGGAAGGCCGGGACTGTTGGGAAACCATTTCCTGGTGTGCAG GTGAAGATTCTAGCAGAAAATGAGAATGAAGATGACGCAGACAGGGTGGGTGAGCTTTGCGTTAAAAGCCCTTCATTGTTTAGGGGATATTGGAAACTTCCAGAG GTAACTAGGGAATCATTTACTGATGGTGACTTCTTCAGGACCGGGGATGCTGGTAAAGTGGATGTGGATGGATACTACATCATTTTGGGAC GTACAAGTGCTGATATAATGAAGGTTGGTGGATACAAATTATCTGCATTAGAGATTGAATCAGCTATCTTGGAG CATCCAGCTGTTGCAGAATGTTGTGTGTTGGGGTTACCGGACAAAGATTATGGAGAAGCTGTTTGTGCAATTATTGTGCCTAATGCAGAAGTTAAGAGAATAAGGGAGGAAGATTTGAAGCCTGCCATAACGTTGGAGGAACTCTGCTCTTGGGCTAAAGAAAAACTTGCACCATACAAG CTACCAACCCGATTGCTTCTTTGGGACTCGCTGCCTCGTAATGCTATGGGAAAG GAAGAAGTTGAGATAGAGGCGAAAGTTGTGGCAGAAAAAGAAACATTAGTGGCAGTGGTGGTGGAGATAAGAAAGAGAAGTAACGGAGAACTAGTTGCTTTGGGTAAACAATGGATGGCCACAGGTATGACTGCGGTCAATCTAACTGAAGTCAGCAAGCTCTGA
- the LOC121261863 gene encoding uncharacterized protein LOC121261863, whose translation MEGRRLVEMARKWLGALSKGMICHEVEAIAMEGLQVVQARKGFILCHFLVPSRLSDRDGNWHVGAMATLIDNVGPPPFGPLSGMSNRPSTSIFPTTPRLRFNCLVLAITIVMHLVQP comes from the exons atggaagggCGTCGTTTGGTGGAGATGGCGCGGAAGTGGCTGGGCGCTCTGTCAAAGGGCATGATATGTCATGAAGTGGAGGCCATAGCCATGGAGGGCCTCCAGGTCGTCCAGGCTCGCAAGGGTTTTATTCTGTGTCATTTTTTGGTTCCCAGTCGCCTCTCA gatCGAGATGGAAATTGGCACGTCGGAGCTATGGCAACGTTAATCGACAACGTTGGGCCGCCGCCATTTGGTCCTCTGTCGGGAATGTCAAATCGACCGTCAACCTCAATATTTCCTACTACTCCACGGCTAAGATTCAA TTGTCTCGTTCTGGCCATCACCATCGTTATGCATCTCGTACAGCCTTAA
- the LOC121261267 gene encoding probable inactive nicotinamidase At3g16190 isoform X1 translates to MAGKWNHTALLVIDMQKDFIHEDGLMLVNGGRAIVHNVIKAVQVARERGILVVWVVREHDPLGRDVEHFRRHLYAAGKVGPTAKGSVGAELVDGLVIKEGDYKLVKTRFSAFFATHLHSFLQGAGINKLVITGVQTPNCIRQTVFDAVALDYRSVSVIVDATAAATPEVHVANIFDMKNVGVATPTLQEWSKSNA, encoded by the exons ATGGCTGGTAAATGGAATCACACAGCTTTACTCGTTATCGACATGCAG AAAGATTTTATACACGAGGATGGTCTGATGCTAGTGAACGGTGGCAGAGCCATAGTTCACAATGTAATCAAGGCCGTCCAAGTCGCCAGGGAGCGTGGAATTCTTGTAGTTTGG GTTGTTCGTGAGCATGATCCACTCGGGAGAGATGTGGAACACTTCCGCCGGCATTTATATGCTGCTGGGAAAGTGGGTCCAACCGCTAAGGGAAGTGTGGGTGCGGAATTGGTTGATGGCCTTGTGATTAAAGAAGGGGACTATAAATTGGTGAAGACGCGCTTTAGTGCTTTCTTTGCTACACACCTTCATTCTTTTCTTCAGGGTGCCGGAATTAATAAATTGGTTATCACTG GTGTTCAAACTCCAAATTGCATCAGGCAGACTGTCTTTGATGCAGTAGCATTGGATTATCGATCTGTTTCTGTTATTGTTGATGCTACTGCTGCTGCTACACCAGAGGTGCATGTTG CCAACATCTTTGACATGAAAAATGTCGGCGTCGCAACCCCAACTTTGCAGGAATGGAGCAAGTCTAATGCATGA